One Paenibacillus crassostreae DNA segment encodes these proteins:
- a CDS encoding GNAT family N-acetyltransferase has protein sequence MLSHQQLQQIQTLQQLCENIDYIALKLNWETLRTRKPQDKLDYLHYSGDLLTGFLGVYKFGSKFEICGMVHPDFRRQGIFTSLFQKAIHATSEVSYSSLLLNTPSNSLSGEKFLHTISSQYESSEYQMRWNSAHTQDSSDENAPNNPTYEITLRSAVDDDIEELIRLDKEGFGMSNEDVLDMYKTITEDGLENMYVVNSNGVTAGKVNVVPSEAQTWIYAFTVDQALRSQGIGRRTLQLIIEQEGPNDKELWLEVAVHNPKALKLYESCGFVTQEKQDYYQYTG, from the coding sequence ATGCTTAGTCATCAACAACTTCAACAAATTCAAACACTGCAACAGTTATGTGAAAATATTGATTATATAGCCCTTAAGCTGAATTGGGAGACATTACGTACACGTAAGCCACAGGACAAGCTGGATTATTTACATTATTCGGGGGATCTACTTACCGGTTTCTTAGGTGTCTATAAATTTGGTAGTAAATTCGAGATATGTGGAATGGTACATCCCGATTTTCGTCGTCAAGGGATTTTTACATCCTTATTTCAAAAAGCTATCCATGCTACATCCGAAGTAAGTTATTCATCGTTACTATTGAATACACCATCTAATTCACTCTCTGGAGAAAAGTTTCTTCATACGATCTCCAGTCAATATGAGAGCTCCGAGTATCAAATGCGATGGAATTCTGCTCATACACAAGACTCATCAGACGAAAATGCTCCGAATAACCCTACATACGAAATTACCCTCCGGAGTGCTGTTGATGATGATATCGAAGAATTGATACGTCTAGACAAAGAAGGATTCGGGATGAGTAATGAGGATGTGCTCGATATGTATAAGACGATAACCGAAGATGGACTAGAAAATATGTACGTTGTGAACTCTAACGGTGTAACTGCCGGTAAAGTTAATGTTGTCCCATCGGAAGCACAAACATGGATATACGCCTTCACAGTGGATCAAGCTCTTCGTAGCCAAGGAATTGGACGTAGAACACTTCAACTCATTATCGAGCAGGAAGGACCAAACGATAAAGAATTGTGGCTAGAAGTAGCCGTCCATAACCCTAAGGCATTGAAACTTTATGAATCCTGTGGGTTCGTCACGCAGGAGAAGCAGGATTATTATCAATACACGGGATAG
- a CDS encoding RluA family pseudouridine synthase, with translation MKDGLTSESNIPILYEDNHLLGIVKPVNVPTQEDASGDPDLVNILKQDIKDRYSKPGNVFVGLIHRLDRPVGGAMIFAKTSKAASRLSESVRSHKFRKVYLAVIHGSLKSSQGRLTDTLLKDSRTNTVSVVPKGTAGAKDAILDYKVIGTSDSLSLVQVELLTGRSHQIRVQFSHAGHPLYGDQKYGVHLNKAGQQIALWSVFVGFPHPVTKEEVTLVSSPPSQYPWDLWPQEQVEL, from the coding sequence ATGAAAGATGGGCTCACTTCTGAATCAAATATTCCAATCCTCTATGAGGATAATCATTTGCTTGGAATCGTTAAGCCTGTGAACGTACCCACTCAAGAAGACGCATCTGGTGATCCTGATTTAGTTAATATACTTAAACAGGATATCAAAGATCGTTATAGTAAACCGGGCAACGTATTTGTTGGACTTATTCATAGACTAGATCGACCTGTTGGTGGGGCTATGATCTTCGCTAAGACATCTAAAGCAGCGTCACGCCTCTCAGAGTCTGTTCGTAGTCATAAGTTCCGCAAAGTGTACTTAGCTGTGATCCATGGTTCGCTTAAATCTTCACAAGGAAGACTAACGGATACATTATTAAAGGATTCGCGAACCAATACAGTATCTGTTGTTCCGAAGGGAACTGCGGGCGCTAAAGATGCGATTCTCGACTATAAAGTTATCGGGACTTCTGATTCATTAAGTCTAGTACAGGTAGAGCTGTTAACAGGTAGATCCCATCAGATCCGTGTACAATTCAGCCATGCTGGTCATCCGCTCTACGGTGATCAGAAATATGGCGTTCACCTCAATAAAGCAGGACAACAAATTGCCTTATGGTCAGTTTTCGTGGGATTTCCTCATCCAGTAACAAAAGAAGAGGTAACATTAGTTTCCTCTCCTCCATCACAATATCCTTGGGATTTGTGGCCGCAGGAGCAAGTTGAGCTATAG
- the araA gene encoding L-arabinose isomerase gives MLKVKPFQFWFVTGSQHLYGPETLEQVEDHSRKIVEGLNRNDSVTFEIVSKPVLTNPDSIRRLCIDANSDDQCAGIITWMHTFSPAKMWIAGLLQLKKPLLHLHTQFNREIPWDAIDMDFMNLNQSAHGDREYGFIGARMGIPRKVVVGFWDDAAVVERIGSWMSTATAYNESQHLKVARFGDNMRNVAVTDGDKVEAQIKLGWDVRAYGIGDLVDVINEVSEGDVKALFEEYTQKYELSEQAKAAGPVKEAILEQARIELGMKAFLEQGEFSAFTTNFEDLHGMKQLPGLAVQRLMEKGYGFGGEGDWKTSALLRLMKIIAHNEGTSFMEDYTYHFEAGNELILGSHMLEVCPTIAAGKPRIDVQPLSIGDREDPARMIFDGRSGPALVASLVDMGNRFRLIINVVDAVKAVKDMPKLPVARVMWKPEPSLSVSAESWILAGGAHHTVFSYKVTTEQLVDWAEMVGIECVIIDKNTTTPLFKNELRWNDMYWKLNS, from the coding sequence ATGTTAAAAGTGAAACCGTTTCAATTCTGGTTCGTAACTGGAAGTCAACATTTATATGGACCTGAAACACTTGAGCAAGTAGAGGATCATTCACGTAAAATTGTCGAAGGACTTAACCGTAACGATAGTGTGACATTCGAAATTGTGAGCAAACCCGTATTAACGAATCCAGATTCAATCCGCAGATTGTGTATAGATGCGAATAGCGATGATCAATGCGCGGGTATCATCACTTGGATGCATACTTTCTCGCCAGCTAAAATGTGGATCGCAGGTCTTTTACAATTGAAAAAACCGCTTCTACATTTGCATACACAATTTAATCGTGAAATTCCTTGGGATGCGATTGACATGGACTTCATGAACTTGAATCAATCCGCTCATGGTGACCGTGAGTATGGATTCATTGGTGCTCGTATGGGAATTCCTCGCAAAGTTGTTGTTGGATTCTGGGATGATGCTGCTGTTGTTGAACGTATTGGCAGTTGGATGTCTACGGCTACAGCTTATAATGAAAGTCAGCATCTTAAAGTAGCACGCTTCGGAGATAATATGCGCAATGTTGCCGTTACAGATGGTGATAAAGTTGAAGCGCAAATTAAGCTTGGTTGGGATGTTAGAGCCTATGGTATTGGCGATTTAGTTGATGTGATTAATGAAGTGTCAGAAGGCGATGTGAAGGCACTCTTTGAAGAATACACTCAGAAATATGAGTTATCTGAACAAGCGAAAGCGGCTGGTCCAGTAAAAGAAGCCATTCTTGAGCAAGCTCGGATCGAGCTTGGGATGAAAGCATTCTTAGAGCAAGGTGAATTCTCTGCATTCACTACGAATTTTGAAGATCTACATGGTATGAAGCAATTACCTGGACTTGCAGTTCAACGACTAATGGAAAAAGGTTATGGATTTGGGGGAGAAGGGGATTGGAAGACATCCGCATTACTTCGCCTAATGAAGATTATTGCTCATAATGAAGGAACCTCCTTCATGGAAGATTATACTTACCACTTCGAAGCTGGTAACGAGTTAATCCTTGGTTCACATATGCTTGAAGTATGTCCAACGATCGCAGCAGGTAAACCTCGTATTGATGTTCAGCCTCTATCGATCGGTGATCGTGAAGATCCAGCACGTATGATCTTTGATGGTCGTAGCGGTCCAGCTTTAGTTGCTTCACTTGTTGATATGGGTAATCGCTTCCGCCTAATCATTAACGTAGTAGATGCAGTTAAAGCAGTGAAGGATATGCCGAAACTACCAGTGGCACGCGTGATGTGGAAGCCAGAACCTTCATTATCTGTATCTGCTGAATCTTGGATTCTAGCAGGTGGGGCACATCATACCGTATTCTCATATAAAGTAACAACAGAACAGTTAGTAGACTGGGCTGAGATGGTTGGAATCGAATGTGTCATCATTGATAAGAATACAACTACGCCATTGTTCAAGAATGAATTACGTTGGAATGATATGTACTGGAAATTGAATTCTTAA
- a CDS encoding class I SAM-dependent methyltransferase, translating to MYVAQDWKDYELLDTGDGDKLERWGDVILRRPDPQIIWPLKNETDTWRNVHGHYSRSSAGGGQWDMKKAIPERWNISYGKLKFHIKPTNFKHTGLFPEQAVNWRWMMDKITAAKRPIKVLNLFAYTGGATVAAAYAGAEVVHVDAAKGMVQWAKDNIQLSGLQDRPVRFITDDVFKFVQREQRRGNKYDAIIMDPPSYGRGPGGEMWKLESSLYPFIESCMEIMSDNPLFMLINSYTTGISPTVLSNMLTMTVSRKYAGKISSGEIGLPISASGLTLPCGILGRWEA from the coding sequence ATGTATGTAGCACAAGATTGGAAAGATTATGAATTATTAGATACGGGTGATGGTGATAAGCTTGAAAGATGGGGCGATGTCATTCTGCGTAGACCAGACCCACAGATTATATGGCCATTAAAGAACGAAACAGATACATGGCGTAATGTTCATGGTCATTACTCTCGTAGCTCTGCAGGTGGTGGACAATGGGATATGAAGAAAGCGATCCCTGAACGTTGGAACATTTCATATGGTAAGTTAAAATTCCATATCAAACCAACTAATTTCAAACATACGGGACTATTCCCTGAGCAAGCTGTGAACTGGCGCTGGATGATGGATAAAATAACTGCAGCTAAGCGTCCTATTAAAGTATTAAATCTATTTGCTTATACTGGTGGTGCTACCGTTGCCGCAGCCTACGCAGGTGCTGAAGTCGTACACGTTGATGCAGCGAAAGGTATGGTTCAGTGGGCCAAAGATAATATTCAACTATCCGGTCTTCAGGATCGCCCTGTTCGCTTCATCACTGATGACGTATTTAAGTTTGTTCAACGTGAACAACGTCGTGGTAACAAATACGATGCTATTATTATGGACCCTCCTTCTTATGGTCGTGGACCCGGCGGAGAAATGTGGAAGCTTGAATCAAGCCTATATCCATTTATTGAGAGCTGTATGGAGATTATGTCGGACAACCCTCTCTTTATGCTTATTAATTCGTATACCACAGGGATTTCACCTACAGTATTGAGTAATATGTTAACAATGACAGTGTCTCGTAAATATGCTGGTAAAATATCTTCTGGTGAAATCGGTTTGCCTATCTCTGCGTCAGGTCTGACGTTACCTTGTGGTATTCTAGGTCGTTGGGAGGCTTAA